A window from Gossypium raimondii isolate GPD5lz chromosome 7, ASM2569854v1, whole genome shotgun sequence encodes these proteins:
- the LOC105789494 gene encoding GDSL esterase/lipase At4g10955, with the protein MAKRGVEEVVVVALEEKGGAMAVVVEEKEQKEQKENEKEEEEAHPYAFHVSGPRNVAKPNWRDLINSSWKDTNYKRSVIACFIQAVYLLELDRQENRTVETALAPKWWMTFKYKLTQTLIDERDGSIFGAVLEWDQSAALADFVLIRPSGAPKAVLVLRGTLLKGPTIRRDIEDDLRFLAWESLKGSVRFKGALEALRTVAERYGSSNVCIAGHSLGAGFALQVGKALAKEGIYVDAHLFNPPSISIAMSLRNIGEKAGFAWKRLKSMLPSSSEPQADCDEEIKDNSLKSWLGNIYGDKASMGLKQWVPHLYVNNSDYICCHYTDPEGKTEENEANKENTGPTNGQVAAKLFVMSKGKQKFLEAHGLEQWWSDDLDLQLAINKSKLISRQLKSLYSLPASQVTKRPR; encoded by the exons ATGGCGAAGCGTGGAGTAGAGGAGGTGGTGGTGGTAGCTTTGGAGGAAAAAGGAGGAGCAATGGCGGTGGTGGtggaagaaaaagaacaaaaagaacaaaaagaaaatgaaaaagaagaagaagaagcacaTCCATATGCATTTCATGTATCTGGTCCTCGTAATGTAGCTAAGCCTAATTGGAGAGACCTTATCAATTCTAGTTG GAAAGATACAAACTATAAGAGATCGGTAATTGCTTGTTTCATACAAGCAGTTTATTTGCTTGAATTGGACAGACAAGAGAATAGAACTGTCGAAACCGCTCTTGCACCGAAATGGTGGATGACTTTCAAGTACAAGTTGACACAAACTTTGATCGATGAAAGGGACGGATCCATATTCGGAGCTGTATTAGAATGGGATCAATCGGCAGCCTTGGCTGATTTTGTGCTCATTAGGCCAAGTGGAGCACCGAAAGCCGTTTTAGTACTTCGTGGAACTTTACTCAAAGGTCCAACTATTAGACGAGATATTGAGGATGATCTTCGGTTTCTAGCTTGGGAAAGCTTGAAAGGTTCTGTTCGATTTAAAGGTGCATTGGAAGCATTAAGAACAGTTGCTGAAAGGTACGGTAGTAGCAATGTATGTATTGCAGGTCATTCTTTGGGAGCTGGTTTTGCTTTACAAGTGGGAAAAGCATTGGCTAAAGAAGGGATATACGTCGATGCTCATTTGTTTAACCCGCCCTCAATTTCAATAGCTATGAGCTTAAGAAATATCGGAGAAAAAGCAGGTTTTGCTTGGAAAAGACTTAAATCGATGCTTCCTTCGAGTAGTGAACCTCAAGCTGACTGTGATGAAGAGATCAAAGATAACTCTTTAAAGAGTTGGTTAGGCAATATATATGGGGATAAAGCTTCTATGGGATTGAAACAATGGGTGCCTCATTTATATGTAAACAATAGTGATTATATCTGTTGCCACTATACCGATCCCGAAGGAAAAACTGAGGAAAATGAGGCGAACAAAGAGAACACCGGTCCTACAAACGGTCAAGTTGCAGCGAAGTTGTTTGTGATGTCGAAAGGGAAACAAAAGTTTCTCGAAGCTCACGGTTTGGAGCAATGGTGGTCGGATGACTTGGATCTTCAGCTTGCTATAAATAAGAGCAAATTGATAAGCAGGCAATTGAAGTCCTTATACAGCCTCCCGGCTTCGCAAGTCACGAAAAGGCCGAGATAA